A region of Anopheles merus strain MAF chromosome 2R, AmerM5.1, whole genome shotgun sequence DNA encodes the following proteins:
- the LOC121590106 gene encoding NADH dehydrogenase [ubiquinone] 1 alpha subcomplex subunit 6, producing MASREAVRRTVQSVRPILSVDREEARKRVLNLYKAWYRQIPYIVMDYDIPKSVEQCRDKLREEFLKHKNVTDIRVIDMLVIKGQMELKESVEIWKQKAHIMRYWKESQEPKPTDFLSKFLSGQN from the exons ATGGCTAGCCGCGAAGCCGTACGCCGGACGGTACAGTCCGTGCGGCCGATCCTGTCCGTCGACCGTGAGGAGGCCCGCAAGCGCGTCCTCAACCTCTACAAGGCCTGGTATCGCCAGATTCCATACATCG TGATGGACTATGACATCCCGAAGTCGGTGGAGCAGTGCCGGGACAAGCTGCGCGAAGAGTTCCTGAAGCACAAGAACGTCACCGACATTCGCGTGATCGATATGCTCGTCATCAAGGGCCAGATGGAGCTGAAGGAATCGGTCGAGATCTGGAAGCAGAAGGCACACATCATGCGCTACTGGAAGGAGAGCCAGGAACCGAAACCAACGGACTTCCTGTCGAAATTCTTGTCCGGCCAGAACTGA
- the LOC121603399 gene encoding uncharacterized protein LOC121603399 isoform X3 has translation MGQDTEATTAPAISNSIIDGSSTAISSSSITTTITTTTNSANSSPTSATLCAGSKRRYEEICTSPAPTDGDMIVDVVVQHEAPEAASQDAREERQEEEEEEANDGIKACKSPRYDDEMQQQQQEQDAHTAEQFSKDDESISTTSAPSATERSSISSVSSSTLAVTSPFITASPTILSPTAPILLPAAGPAEPEENAIAKLEAVAVPGETAWNCEPIVDSISKLQAVAVPGEAWGSAADSTRSTLATTLLVADDLDDDEDDFEDEFDDDETILPGYSAMRYPCSPNRGTTVASMAGAGYASPAYPKPGYFPEPYQNCARTGAANNGAQQYANRGYGWAQHGYYSPPYEAPTAQQTIRCAENGKSYFELGSANYSNAAAGAGGSPGPMVGAAAIPMGGAAQQQQQQQQQQQQQQQQQQGPFGAPGVMAGGRPMHLKRCCDGRNMSCSNKQCYKERRLKMMNLSMFKLARFRQASDQSLYRSVLICNTLKSIEREIDNENKEFNQHHQQQQQQHFQQQQQHHYHLQQQQQQQQQQQQQQHAGMHHQLSPLQPPPPPPPSTPSAGAPGPDYFGPRGGRQTAANGYGDPSTITMQLSPYDQQQQQQQHSQQHMQLHPLHHHHHLQHHHHHPHPQSQQHQQQMQQQQQQQQQQQLHQQHHHLQLQHQLHPQMSPHLGNNGHPHPLKDPQSGRATPFPATSANSAVAVELSPISSNNGSSISSSNAGSSTSSSTSSSDSGVTSCTTNSVSGSSSSSSSSSSASSNLSSSNSGTNSSTSSTYEQLVHQHHQHHHQQQQQQQEQQQMSVLHHSHLHHHLDADANGFADDDCTRPINWGSVLSLSSQSALDPLNGSDLFVTSPTGAVPVVVDDDTSAPTPSVVDEASTSASVIHPPQGANAADEGVTGAAAASGTDPAGSDGTVGGSNSNGSGPNGGCASAGSDTSDGVSELAGSGVGVGPDTTTTNGTSSSTSTPSGSSTNGPAPGSTSPGPCDVDADVDMESGASGPGADGVEDPSVPAAPSATVADASHERSISPSSTTTLTSLTTLTSSNSSARGDASHLTTLSSAASTSPLLSSCASALQHYSSLQHHQHQQHQQQHHFHHQHGGVPASTLGGSSCWEFAYLDMDLGTTHELYDMFPSCYKIASFNTGDHVDVLGLKGPMLEGPSKVVCGDNEMDSFTTHIMVGS, from the coding sequence ATGGGACAAGACACGGAAGCAACAACGGCTCCGGCCATCAGCAACAGTATCATCgacggcagcagcacggccatcagcagcagcagcatcaccaccaccatcaccaccacgacCAATAGCGCCAACAGCAGCCCCACCAGTGCGACACTGTGTGCCGGGAGCAAGCGCAGGTATGAGGAAATCTGCACCAGCCCCGCCCCGACCGACGGTGACATGATCGTCGATGTGGTGGTGCAGCACGAAGCACCGGAAGCAGCGTCCCAAGACGCACGAGAAGAgcggcaagaagaagaagaagaagaagcaaacgaTGGTATTAAAGCCTGCAAAAGCCCTCGCTACGATgacgagatgcagcagcagcaacaggagcAAGACGCACACACCGCAGAGCAGTTCTCGAAGGACGACGAAAGCATTAGTACAACAAGCGCGCCCAGTGCGACGGAGCGCAGTAGCATAAGTAGtgtaagcagcagcaccctCGCGGTCACCAGTCCCTTCATCACCGCCTCGCCAACGATCCTCAGCCCGACGGCGCCGATTCTGCTGCCGGCAGCGGGGCCGGCCGAGCCGGAGGAGAACGCAATCGCCAAGCTGGAAGCGGTCGCCGTGCCGGGCGAGACGGCCTGGAACTGCGAGCCGATCGTGGACAGCATCAGCAAGCTGCAGGCGGTGGCAGTGCCGGGCGAGGCGTGGGGCAGTGCGGCCGACAGTACCCGGTCGACGCTCGCGACCACCCTGCTGGTGGCGGACGAtctcgacgacgacgaggacgacttCGAGGACGAgttcgacgacgacgaaacgATCCTGCCCGGCTACTCGGCGATGCGCTACCCGTGCTCGCCGAACCGTGGCACGACGGTCGCGTCGATGGCGGGCGCTGGGTACGCCAGCCCGGCCTACCCGAAGCCGGGCTACTTCCCCGAGCCGTACCAGAACTGTGCGCGTACGGGGGCCGCCAACAACGGTGCCCAGCAGTACGCGAACCGCGGGTACGGTTGGGCCCAGCACGGCTACTACTCGCCGCCGTACGAGGCGCCCACCGCCCAGCAGACGATCCGGTGTGCGGAGAACGGCAAGAGCTACTTCGAGCTCGGGTCGGCCAACTACAGCAATGCGGCGGCCGGGGCGGGCGGTTCACCCGGTCCGATGGTGGGCGCCGCTGCCATACCGATGGGCGGAGctgcccagcagcagcagcagcagcagcagcagcaacagcagcagcagcagcaacagcaaggaCCGTTCGGTGCGCCGGGCGTGATGGCCGGTGGGCGACCGATGCATCTGAAGCGGTGCTGCGACGGGCGCAACATGTCCTGCAGCAACAAGCAGTGCTACAAGGAGCGGCGCCTAAAGATGATGAACCTGTCCATGTTCAAGCTGGCCCGGTTCCGGCAGGCCTCGGACCAGTCGCTCTACCGGTCCGTGCTGATCTGCAACACGCTCAAGTCGATCGAGCGCGAAATCGACAACGAGAACAAAGAGTTCAaccagcaccatcagcagcagcagcagcaacacttccagcagcagcagcaacatcattaCCActtacaacagcagcaacagcaacagcagcaacagcagcagcagcagcatgcagGCATGCATCATCAACTTTCACCGCTGCAACCTCCGCCCcctccaccaccatcaacgCCATCGGCCGGTGCGCCTGGTCCGGATTACTTCGGGCCACGTGGCGGTCGGCAAACGGCGGCAAACGGGTACGGTGATCCTTCCACGATCACGATGCAACTGTCGCCGtacgatcagcagcagcagcagcagcaacactcaCAGCAGCATATGCAGCTGCACCCCctgcaccaccatcaccacctgcagcaccatcatcaccatcctCATCCGCAGTCccagcaacatcaacaacagatgcagcagcagcagcagcagcagcagcaacagcagcttcaccagcagcatcaccatctGCAGCTACAACATCAGCTTCATCCTCAGATGTCCCCGCATCTGGGCAACAATGGCCATCCACACCCGCTGAAGGATCCTCAATCGGGACGGGCGACACCGTTCCCGGCGACCAGCGCCAACAGTGCGGTCGCCGTCGAGCTCTCCCCCATCAGTAGCAATaatggcagcagcatcagcagcagcaatgcaggcagcagtaccagcagcagcaccagcagcagtgatAGTGGCGTTACCTCTTGCACCACAAACAGCGttagcggcagcagcagtagcagcagcagcagtagtagtgccAGTAGTAATCTTAGCAGTAGCAACAGCGGTACAAACAGCAGCACTTCCAGCACGTACGAGCAGCTAGTTcatcagcaccatcagcaccatcatcaacagcagcagcagcagcaggagcagcagcagatgagCGTCCTGCATCACAGCCATCTGCACCATCATCTCGACGCGGATGCGAACGGGTTTGCGGATGACGATTGTACGCGCCCCATCAACTGGGGCTCGGTGCTGAGTCTGTCCTCCCAGTCGGCGCTCGATCCGCTCAACGGGAGCGATCTGTTCGTAACGTCCCCGACCGGTGCCGTGCCGGTAGTGGTGGACGATGATACGAGCGCCCCGACGCCGAGTGTCGTCGATGAAGCGTCGACCTCCGCCAGTGTGATCCACCCACCGCAGGGTGCAAACGCGGCCGACGAAGGTGTGACCGGAGCGGCTGCAGCGAGCGGGACGGACCCGGCCGGGAGTGATGGCACCGTCGGGGGGAGTAATTCTAATGGATCTGGACCGAATGGCGGCTGTGCTAGTGCGGGAAGCGACACGTCCGACGGTGTGTCGGAGCTGGCAGGCTCCGGTGTAGGTGTCGGACCCGACACGACCACCACAAAcggtaccagcagcagcaccagcacgccCAGTGGCAGTAGTACAAATGGACCGGCGCCCGGCAGCACCTCACCGGGACCGTGTGACGTTGATGCGGACGTCGACATGGAGAGTGGAGCGTCCGGACCCGGTGCCGATGGTGTGGAAGACCCCTCCGTACCGGCCGCACCCTCGGCAACGGTCGCGGACGCTAGCCACGAGCGGTCCATCTCGCCCAGCTCGACCACAACGCTCACCTCGCTGACGACGcttaccagcagcaacagcagtgcGCGCGGGGACGCCAGCCATCTGACCACACTGAGCAGTGCGGCCTCGACCTCGCCGCTCCTCTCGTCCTGTGCCTCCGCCCTGCAACATTACAGCAGCttgcagcatcatcagcaccagcagcaccagcagcagcaccactttCACCACCAGCACGGCGGCGTACCGGCCAGCACGCTCGGTGGCTCGAGCTGCTGGGAGTTCGCGTACCTGGACATGGATCTCGGCACCACGCACGAGCTGTACGACATGTTCCCGAGCTGCTACAAGATCGCGTCGTTCAACACGGGCGACCACGTGGACGTGCTCGGGCTGAAGGGCCCGATGCTCGAGGGCCCGAGCAAGGTCGTGTGCGGCGACAACGAGATGGACTCGTTCACGACGCACATCATGGTCGGCAGTTAG
- the LOC121603399 gene encoding uncharacterized protein LOC121603399 isoform X2, whose amino-acid sequence MQHSTLKMGQDTEATTAPAISNSIIDGSSTAISSSSITTTITTTTNSANSSPTSATLCAGSKRRYEEICTSPAPTDGDMIVDVVVQHEAPEAASQDAREERQEEEEEEANDGIKACKSPRYDDEMQQQQQEQDAHTAEQFSKDDESISTTSAPSATERSSISSVSSSTLAVTSPFITASPTILSPTAPILLPAAGPAEPEENAIAKLEAVAVPGETAWNCEPIVDSISKLQAVAVPGEAWGSAADSTRSTLATTLLVADDLDDDEDDFEDEFDDDETILPGYSAMRYPCSPNRGTTVASMAGAGYASPAYPKPGYFPEPYQNCARTGAANNGAQQYANRGYGWAQHGYYSPPYEAPTAQQTIRCAENGKSYFELGSANYSNAAAGAGGSPGPMVGAAAIPMGGAAQQQQQQQQQQQQQQQQQQGPFGAPGVMAGGRPMHLKRCCDGRNMSCSNKQCYKERRLKMMNLSMFKLARFRQASDQSLYRSVLICNTLKSIEREIDNENKEFNQHHQQQQQQHFQQQQQHHYHLQQQQQQQQQQQQQQHAGMHHQLSPLQPPPPPPPSTPSAGAPGPDYFGPRGGRQTAANGYGDPSTITMQLSPYDQQQQQQQHSQQHMQLHPLHHHHHLQHHHHHPHPQSQQHQQQMQQQQQQQQQQQLHQQHHHLQLQHQLHPQMSPHLGNNGHPHPLKDPQSGRATPFPATSANSAVAVELSPISSNNGSSISSSNAGSSTSSSTSSSDSGVTSCTTNSVSGSSSSSSSSSSASSNLSSSNSGTNSSTSSTYEQLVHQHHQHHHQQQQQQQEQQQMSVLHHSHLHHHLDADANGFADDDCTRPINWGSVLSLSSQSALDPLNGSDLFVTSPTGAVPVVVDDDTSAPTPSVVDEASTSASVIHPPQGANAADEGVTGAAAASGTDPAGSDGTVGGSNSNGSGPNGGCASAGSDTSDGVSELAGSGVGVGPDTTTTNGTSSSTSTPSGSSTNGPAPGSTSPGPCDVDADVDMESGASGPGADGVEDPSVPAAPSATVADASHERSISPSSTTTLTSLTTLTSSNSSARGDASHLTTLSSAASTSPLLSSCASALQHYSSLQHHQHQQHQQQHHFHHQHGGVPASTLGGSSCWEFAYLDMDLGTTHELYDMFPSCYKIASFNTGDHVDVLGLKGPMLEGPSKVVCGDNEMDSFTTHIMVGS is encoded by the coding sequence CATTCGACACTAAAAATGGGACAAGACACGGAAGCAACAACGGCTCCGGCCATCAGCAACAGTATCATCgacggcagcagcacggccatcagcagcagcagcatcaccaccaccatcaccaccacgacCAATAGCGCCAACAGCAGCCCCACCAGTGCGACACTGTGTGCCGGGAGCAAGCGCAGGTATGAGGAAATCTGCACCAGCCCCGCCCCGACCGACGGTGACATGATCGTCGATGTGGTGGTGCAGCACGAAGCACCGGAAGCAGCGTCCCAAGACGCACGAGAAGAgcggcaagaagaagaagaagaagaagcaaacgaTGGTATTAAAGCCTGCAAAAGCCCTCGCTACGATgacgagatgcagcagcagcaacaggagcAAGACGCACACACCGCAGAGCAGTTCTCGAAGGACGACGAAAGCATTAGTACAACAAGCGCGCCCAGTGCGACGGAGCGCAGTAGCATAAGTAGtgtaagcagcagcaccctCGCGGTCACCAGTCCCTTCATCACCGCCTCGCCAACGATCCTCAGCCCGACGGCGCCGATTCTGCTGCCGGCAGCGGGGCCGGCCGAGCCGGAGGAGAACGCAATCGCCAAGCTGGAAGCGGTCGCCGTGCCGGGCGAGACGGCCTGGAACTGCGAGCCGATCGTGGACAGCATCAGCAAGCTGCAGGCGGTGGCAGTGCCGGGCGAGGCGTGGGGCAGTGCGGCCGACAGTACCCGGTCGACGCTCGCGACCACCCTGCTGGTGGCGGACGAtctcgacgacgacgaggacgacttCGAGGACGAgttcgacgacgacgaaacgATCCTGCCCGGCTACTCGGCGATGCGCTACCCGTGCTCGCCGAACCGTGGCACGACGGTCGCGTCGATGGCGGGCGCTGGGTACGCCAGCCCGGCCTACCCGAAGCCGGGCTACTTCCCCGAGCCGTACCAGAACTGTGCGCGTACGGGGGCCGCCAACAACGGTGCCCAGCAGTACGCGAACCGCGGGTACGGTTGGGCCCAGCACGGCTACTACTCGCCGCCGTACGAGGCGCCCACCGCCCAGCAGACGATCCGGTGTGCGGAGAACGGCAAGAGCTACTTCGAGCTCGGGTCGGCCAACTACAGCAATGCGGCGGCCGGGGCGGGCGGTTCACCCGGTCCGATGGTGGGCGCCGCTGCCATACCGATGGGCGGAGctgcccagcagcagcagcagcagcagcagcagcaacagcagcagcagcagcaacagcaaggaCCGTTCGGTGCGCCGGGCGTGATGGCCGGTGGGCGACCGATGCATCTGAAGCGGTGCTGCGACGGGCGCAACATGTCCTGCAGCAACAAGCAGTGCTACAAGGAGCGGCGCCTAAAGATGATGAACCTGTCCATGTTCAAGCTGGCCCGGTTCCGGCAGGCCTCGGACCAGTCGCTCTACCGGTCCGTGCTGATCTGCAACACGCTCAAGTCGATCGAGCGCGAAATCGACAACGAGAACAAAGAGTTCAaccagcaccatcagcagcagcagcagcaacacttccagcagcagcagcaacatcattaCCActtacaacagcagcaacagcaacagcagcaacagcagcagcagcagcatgcagGCATGCATCATCAACTTTCACCGCTGCAACCTCCGCCCcctccaccaccatcaacgCCATCGGCCGGTGCGCCTGGTCCGGATTACTTCGGGCCACGTGGCGGTCGGCAAACGGCGGCAAACGGGTACGGTGATCCTTCCACGATCACGATGCAACTGTCGCCGtacgatcagcagcagcagcagcagcaacactcaCAGCAGCATATGCAGCTGCACCCCctgcaccaccatcaccacctgcagcaccatcatcaccatcctCATCCGCAGTCccagcaacatcaacaacagatgcagcagcagcagcagcagcagcagcaacagcagcttcaccagcagcatcaccatctGCAGCTACAACATCAGCTTCATCCTCAGATGTCCCCGCATCTGGGCAACAATGGCCATCCACACCCGCTGAAGGATCCTCAATCGGGACGGGCGACACCGTTCCCGGCGACCAGCGCCAACAGTGCGGTCGCCGTCGAGCTCTCCCCCATCAGTAGCAATaatggcagcagcatcagcagcagcaatgcaggcagcagtaccagcagcagcaccagcagcagtgatAGTGGCGTTACCTCTTGCACCACAAACAGCGttagcggcagcagcagtagcagcagcagcagtagtagtgccAGTAGTAATCTTAGCAGTAGCAACAGCGGTACAAACAGCAGCACTTCCAGCACGTACGAGCAGCTAGTTcatcagcaccatcagcaccatcatcaacagcagcagcagcagcaggagcagcagcagatgagCGTCCTGCATCACAGCCATCTGCACCATCATCTCGACGCGGATGCGAACGGGTTTGCGGATGACGATTGTACGCGCCCCATCAACTGGGGCTCGGTGCTGAGTCTGTCCTCCCAGTCGGCGCTCGATCCGCTCAACGGGAGCGATCTGTTCGTAACGTCCCCGACCGGTGCCGTGCCGGTAGTGGTGGACGATGATACGAGCGCCCCGACGCCGAGTGTCGTCGATGAAGCGTCGACCTCCGCCAGTGTGATCCACCCACCGCAGGGTGCAAACGCGGCCGACGAAGGTGTGACCGGAGCGGCTGCAGCGAGCGGGACGGACCCGGCCGGGAGTGATGGCACCGTCGGGGGGAGTAATTCTAATGGATCTGGACCGAATGGCGGCTGTGCTAGTGCGGGAAGCGACACGTCCGACGGTGTGTCGGAGCTGGCAGGCTCCGGTGTAGGTGTCGGACCCGACACGACCACCACAAAcggtaccagcagcagcaccagcacgccCAGTGGCAGTAGTACAAATGGACCGGCGCCCGGCAGCACCTCACCGGGACCGTGTGACGTTGATGCGGACGTCGACATGGAGAGTGGAGCGTCCGGACCCGGTGCCGATGGTGTGGAAGACCCCTCCGTACCGGCCGCACCCTCGGCAACGGTCGCGGACGCTAGCCACGAGCGGTCCATCTCGCCCAGCTCGACCACAACGCTCACCTCGCTGACGACGcttaccagcagcaacagcagtgcGCGCGGGGACGCCAGCCATCTGACCACACTGAGCAGTGCGGCCTCGACCTCGCCGCTCCTCTCGTCCTGTGCCTCCGCCCTGCAACATTACAGCAGCttgcagcatcatcagcaccagcagcaccagcagcagcaccactttCACCACCAGCACGGCGGCGTACCGGCCAGCACGCTCGGTGGCTCGAGCTGCTGGGAGTTCGCGTACCTGGACATGGATCTCGGCACCACGCACGAGCTGTACGACATGTTCCCGAGCTGCTACAAGATCGCGTCGTTCAACACGGGCGACCACGTGGACGTGCTCGGGCTGAAGGGCCCGATGCTCGAGGGCCCGAGCAAGGTCGTGTGCGGCGACAACGAGATGGACTCGTTCACGACGCACATCATGGTCGGCAGTTAG
- the LOC121603399 gene encoding uncharacterized protein LOC121603399 isoform X1 — translation MCIIEHPLGGGFAHSTLKMGQDTEATTAPAISNSIIDGSSTAISSSSITTTITTTTNSANSSPTSATLCAGSKRRYEEICTSPAPTDGDMIVDVVVQHEAPEAASQDAREERQEEEEEEANDGIKACKSPRYDDEMQQQQQEQDAHTAEQFSKDDESISTTSAPSATERSSISSVSSSTLAVTSPFITASPTILSPTAPILLPAAGPAEPEENAIAKLEAVAVPGETAWNCEPIVDSISKLQAVAVPGEAWGSAADSTRSTLATTLLVADDLDDDEDDFEDEFDDDETILPGYSAMRYPCSPNRGTTVASMAGAGYASPAYPKPGYFPEPYQNCARTGAANNGAQQYANRGYGWAQHGYYSPPYEAPTAQQTIRCAENGKSYFELGSANYSNAAAGAGGSPGPMVGAAAIPMGGAAQQQQQQQQQQQQQQQQQQGPFGAPGVMAGGRPMHLKRCCDGRNMSCSNKQCYKERRLKMMNLSMFKLARFRQASDQSLYRSVLICNTLKSIEREIDNENKEFNQHHQQQQQQHFQQQQQHHYHLQQQQQQQQQQQQQQHAGMHHQLSPLQPPPPPPPSTPSAGAPGPDYFGPRGGRQTAANGYGDPSTITMQLSPYDQQQQQQQHSQQHMQLHPLHHHHHLQHHHHHPHPQSQQHQQQMQQQQQQQQQQQLHQQHHHLQLQHQLHPQMSPHLGNNGHPHPLKDPQSGRATPFPATSANSAVAVELSPISSNNGSSISSSNAGSSTSSSTSSSDSGVTSCTTNSVSGSSSSSSSSSSASSNLSSSNSGTNSSTSSTYEQLVHQHHQHHHQQQQQQQEQQQMSVLHHSHLHHHLDADANGFADDDCTRPINWGSVLSLSSQSALDPLNGSDLFVTSPTGAVPVVVDDDTSAPTPSVVDEASTSASVIHPPQGANAADEGVTGAAAASGTDPAGSDGTVGGSNSNGSGPNGGCASAGSDTSDGVSELAGSGVGVGPDTTTTNGTSSSTSTPSGSSTNGPAPGSTSPGPCDVDADVDMESGASGPGADGVEDPSVPAAPSATVADASHERSISPSSTTTLTSLTTLTSSNSSARGDASHLTTLSSAASTSPLLSSCASALQHYSSLQHHQHQQHQQQHHFHHQHGGVPASTLGGSSCWEFAYLDMDLGTTHELYDMFPSCYKIASFNTGDHVDVLGLKGPMLEGPSKVVCGDNEMDSFTTHIMVGS, via the coding sequence CATTCGACACTAAAAATGGGACAAGACACGGAAGCAACAACGGCTCCGGCCATCAGCAACAGTATCATCgacggcagcagcacggccatcagcagcagcagcatcaccaccaccatcaccaccacgacCAATAGCGCCAACAGCAGCCCCACCAGTGCGACACTGTGTGCCGGGAGCAAGCGCAGGTATGAGGAAATCTGCACCAGCCCCGCCCCGACCGACGGTGACATGATCGTCGATGTGGTGGTGCAGCACGAAGCACCGGAAGCAGCGTCCCAAGACGCACGAGAAGAgcggcaagaagaagaagaagaagaagcaaacgaTGGTATTAAAGCCTGCAAAAGCCCTCGCTACGATgacgagatgcagcagcagcaacaggagcAAGACGCACACACCGCAGAGCAGTTCTCGAAGGACGACGAAAGCATTAGTACAACAAGCGCGCCCAGTGCGACGGAGCGCAGTAGCATAAGTAGtgtaagcagcagcaccctCGCGGTCACCAGTCCCTTCATCACCGCCTCGCCAACGATCCTCAGCCCGACGGCGCCGATTCTGCTGCCGGCAGCGGGGCCGGCCGAGCCGGAGGAGAACGCAATCGCCAAGCTGGAAGCGGTCGCCGTGCCGGGCGAGACGGCCTGGAACTGCGAGCCGATCGTGGACAGCATCAGCAAGCTGCAGGCGGTGGCAGTGCCGGGCGAGGCGTGGGGCAGTGCGGCCGACAGTACCCGGTCGACGCTCGCGACCACCCTGCTGGTGGCGGACGAtctcgacgacgacgaggacgacttCGAGGACGAgttcgacgacgacgaaacgATCCTGCCCGGCTACTCGGCGATGCGCTACCCGTGCTCGCCGAACCGTGGCACGACGGTCGCGTCGATGGCGGGCGCTGGGTACGCCAGCCCGGCCTACCCGAAGCCGGGCTACTTCCCCGAGCCGTACCAGAACTGTGCGCGTACGGGGGCCGCCAACAACGGTGCCCAGCAGTACGCGAACCGCGGGTACGGTTGGGCCCAGCACGGCTACTACTCGCCGCCGTACGAGGCGCCCACCGCCCAGCAGACGATCCGGTGTGCGGAGAACGGCAAGAGCTACTTCGAGCTCGGGTCGGCCAACTACAGCAATGCGGCGGCCGGGGCGGGCGGTTCACCCGGTCCGATGGTGGGCGCCGCTGCCATACCGATGGGCGGAGctgcccagcagcagcagcagcagcagcagcagcaacagcagcagcagcagcaacagcaaggaCCGTTCGGTGCGCCGGGCGTGATGGCCGGTGGGCGACCGATGCATCTGAAGCGGTGCTGCGACGGGCGCAACATGTCCTGCAGCAACAAGCAGTGCTACAAGGAGCGGCGCCTAAAGATGATGAACCTGTCCATGTTCAAGCTGGCCCGGTTCCGGCAGGCCTCGGACCAGTCGCTCTACCGGTCCGTGCTGATCTGCAACACGCTCAAGTCGATCGAGCGCGAAATCGACAACGAGAACAAAGAGTTCAaccagcaccatcagcagcagcagcagcaacacttccagcagcagcagcaacatcattaCCActtacaacagcagcaacagcaacagcagcaacagcagcagcagcagcatgcagGCATGCATCATCAACTTTCACCGCTGCAACCTCCGCCCcctccaccaccatcaacgCCATCGGCCGGTGCGCCTGGTCCGGATTACTTCGGGCCACGTGGCGGTCGGCAAACGGCGGCAAACGGGTACGGTGATCCTTCCACGATCACGATGCAACTGTCGCCGtacgatcagcagcagcagcagcagcaacactcaCAGCAGCATATGCAGCTGCACCCCctgcaccaccatcaccacctgcagcaccatcatcaccatcctCATCCGCAGTCccagcaacatcaacaacagatgcagcagcagcagcagcagcagcagcaacagcagcttcaccagcagcatcaccatctGCAGCTACAACATCAGCTTCATCCTCAGATGTCCCCGCATCTGGGCAACAATGGCCATCCACACCCGCTGAAGGATCCTCAATCGGGACGGGCGACACCGTTCCCGGCGACCAGCGCCAACAGTGCGGTCGCCGTCGAGCTCTCCCCCATCAGTAGCAATaatggcagcagcatcagcagcagcaatgcaggcagcagtaccagcagcagcaccagcagcagtgatAGTGGCGTTACCTCTTGCACCACAAACAGCGttagcggcagcagcagtagcagcagcagcagtagtagtgccAGTAGTAATCTTAGCAGTAGCAACAGCGGTACAAACAGCAGCACTTCCAGCACGTACGAGCAGCTAGTTcatcagcaccatcagcaccatcatcaacagcagcagcagcagcaggagcagcagcagatgagCGTCCTGCATCACAGCCATCTGCACCATCATCTCGACGCGGATGCGAACGGGTTTGCGGATGACGATTGTACGCGCCCCATCAACTGGGGCTCGGTGCTGAGTCTGTCCTCCCAGTCGGCGCTCGATCCGCTCAACGGGAGCGATCTGTTCGTAACGTCCCCGACCGGTGCCGTGCCGGTAGTGGTGGACGATGATACGAGCGCCCCGACGCCGAGTGTCGTCGATGAAGCGTCGACCTCCGCCAGTGTGATCCACCCACCGCAGGGTGCAAACGCGGCCGACGAAGGTGTGACCGGAGCGGCTGCAGCGAGCGGGACGGACCCGGCCGGGAGTGATGGCACCGTCGGGGGGAGTAATTCTAATGGATCTGGACCGAATGGCGGCTGTGCTAGTGCGGGAAGCGACACGTCCGACGGTGTGTCGGAGCTGGCAGGCTCCGGTGTAGGTGTCGGACCCGACACGACCACCACAAAcggtaccagcagcagcaccagcacgccCAGTGGCAGTAGTACAAATGGACCGGCGCCCGGCAGCACCTCACCGGGACCGTGTGACGTTGATGCGGACGTCGACATGGAGAGTGGAGCGTCCGGACCCGGTGCCGATGGTGTGGAAGACCCCTCCGTACCGGCCGCACCCTCGGCAACGGTCGCGGACGCTAGCCACGAGCGGTCCATCTCGCCCAGCTCGACCACAACGCTCACCTCGCTGACGACGcttaccagcagcaacagcagtgcGCGCGGGGACGCCAGCCATCTGACCACACTGAGCAGTGCGGCCTCGACCTCGCCGCTCCTCTCGTCCTGTGCCTCCGCCCTGCAACATTACAGCAGCttgcagcatcatcagcaccagcagcaccagcagcagcaccactttCACCACCAGCACGGCGGCGTACCGGCCAGCACGCTCGGTGGCTCGAGCTGCTGGGAGTTCGCGTACCTGGACATGGATCTCGGCACCACGCACGAGCTGTACGACATGTTCCCGAGCTGCTACAAGATCGCGTCGTTCAACACGGGCGACCACGTGGACGTGCTCGGGCTGAAGGGCCCGATGCTCGAGGGCCCGAGCAAGGTCGTGTGCGGCGACAACGAGATGGACTCGTTCACGACGCACATCATGGTCGGCAGTTAG